A window of the Salmo trutta chromosome 25, fSalTru1.1, whole genome shotgun sequence genome harbors these coding sequences:
- the ccdc28a gene encoding coiled-coil domain-containing protein 28A isoform X1 — translation MEDRKLKRKISRPSTNQAPAPPTSTRKNTASGRHLGFSHMGTHSSQKGKSRRGVKARQQQASGSKAGQGQADPIQHSFLTDVSDVQEMEKGLLSLLNDFHNGKLQAFGNECSIDQMEHVREMQEKLARLHFDLYGEVDEMPEDQRKTACDSNMDKLLLNLEELSSSIQKLNLADSQEIPRTASI, via the exons ATGGAGGATAGGAAGCTGAAGAGAAAGATTTCCAGGCCCTCCACCAACCAGGCCCCTGCCCCACCAACCAGCACCCGGAAGAACACAGCCTCAGGACGTCATCTGGGCTTCAGCCACATGGGTACACACTCCAGCCAGAAGGGGAAGAGCCGCAG GGGTGTGAAGgccaggcagcagcaggcttcaGGCAGTAAGGCAGGCCAGGGCCAGGCAGACCCCATCCAACACTCCTTCCTGACAGACGTCTCCGATGTGCAGGAGATGGAGAAAGGACTGCTGAGCCTTCTCAATGACTTCCACAATGGAAAACTACAGGCCTTtg gTAATGAGTGTTCTATAGATCAGATGGAACATGTGAGAGAGATGCAGGAGAAGTTGGCTCGGCTGCACTTTGACCTTTATGGGGAGGTGGACGAGATGCCTGAGGACCAACGGAAGACTGCCTGCGACTCCAACATGGACAAACTACTGCTCAAC CTAGAGGAACTGAGTTCATCAAT TCAGAAGCTGAATCTGGCAGACAGCCAGGAGATACCCAGGACAGCCAGCATCTAA
- the ccdc28a gene encoding coiled-coil domain-containing protein 28A isoform X2, giving the protein MEDRKLKRKISRPSTNQAPAPPTSTRKNTASGRHLGFSHMGTHSSQKGKSRRGVKARQQQASGSKAGQGQADPIQHSFLTDVSDVQEMEKGLLSLLNDFHNGKLQAFGNECSIDQMEHVREMQEKLARLHFDLYGEVDEMPEDQRKTACDSNMDKLLLNLEELSSSIS; this is encoded by the exons ATGGAGGATAGGAAGCTGAAGAGAAAGATTTCCAGGCCCTCCACCAACCAGGCCCCTGCCCCACCAACCAGCACCCGGAAGAACACAGCCTCAGGACGTCATCTGGGCTTCAGCCACATGGGTACACACTCCAGCCAGAAGGGGAAGAGCCGCAG GGGTGTGAAGgccaggcagcagcaggcttcaGGCAGTAAGGCAGGCCAGGGCCAGGCAGACCCCATCCAACACTCCTTCCTGACAGACGTCTCCGATGTGCAGGAGATGGAGAAAGGACTGCTGAGCCTTCTCAATGACTTCCACAATGGAAAACTACAGGCCTTtg gTAATGAGTGTTCTATAGATCAGATGGAACATGTGAGAGAGATGCAGGAGAAGTTGGCTCGGCTGCACTTTGACCTTTATGGGGAGGTGGACGAGATGCCTGAGGACCAACGGAAGACTGCCTGCGACTCCAACATGGACAAACTACTGCTCAAC CTAGAGGAACTGAGTTCATCAAT AAGCTGA